Proteins encoded within one genomic window of Panicum virgatum strain AP13 chromosome 1N, P.virgatum_v5, whole genome shotgun sequence:
- the LOC120655013 gene encoding uncharacterized protein LOC120655013: MASPNMSSASAGASASASASIGSEATHTIDIKAPLWDHVTILEKAKTGGGNTLWRCKYCTMEKLSSYTRVEAHLLQKGRLGISKCPNVTYEMLSDMRKEVERCKDLVERSKTRTVSLPTAPSSSNTADTNKRNKRGPVSALEKAWALEDRKHLDALICRAIYSGGVSFNFLRNPYLREAFAFAYSRNMQGYLIPGYNRAREGLLKQERRHLETLLDSTKSTWAEKGVTICSDGWSDPQRRPIINFVVVSDKAPMFLRADNCEGEYKSKEYIAEKLKGIIEEVGRQNVVQIITDNAANCKGAGLIIESEYDNIFWTPCVVHTLNLALKSICEPKIRDNPSDEEMVVWRELEFMHDVKTEAALIKNFIMNHGMRLSMFNQFSRLKLLSIAETRFASVVCMLKRFVDVKTALQQMVISDRWSVYREVRDDSPTPTAQIVKDLILSDVWWDKVDFILRITTPIYEMIRITDTDTPCLHLVYEMWDSMIEKVKKVIYRYEGKQEDESSDLYSVIYDILIARWTKGNNPLHCLAHSLNPRYKTTNYHCSCRYY, encoded by the coding sequence ATGGCATCCCCAAATATGAGTAGTGCTAGTGCAGGTGCAAGTGCAAGTGCTAGTGCTAGCATAGGATCTGAAGCCACACACACAATAGACATCAAGGCTCCACTTTGGGATCATGTCACCATTCTGGAGAAGGCTAAAACTGGTGGAGGAAATACTTTATGGCGCTGCAAGTATTGTACAATGGAAAAACTGAGTAGTTACACTAGAGTTGAAGCTCATTTGCTGCAGAAGGGAAGACTGGGAATAAGTAAATGTCCTAATGTTACATATGAAATGCTTAGTGACATGAGGAAGGAAGTTGAAAGGTGCAAGGATTTGGTGGAAAGATCGAAGACAAGAACTGTTTCTTTGCCTACTGCTCCTTCCTCAAGCAATACTGCTGACACCAACAAGAGGAACAAGAGGGGGCCTGTTTCTGCATTGGAAAAAGCTTGGGCATTAGAAGACCGTAAGCACTTGGATGCTTTAATTTGTAGAGCAATTTATTCTGGAGGGGTATCTTTCAATTTTCTGAGAAATCCATACCTTCGAGAagcctttgcctttgcttacAGCCGCAACATGCAAGGTTATTTGATTCCTGGTTACAACAGAGCTAGGGAGGGACTTCTgaagcaagaaaggaggcaCCTAGAGACTTTGTTGGACAGCACAAAGAGCACATGGGCTGAGAAGGGAGTCACAATCTGCTCTGATGGTTGGTCAGATCCTCAGAGGCGACCAATCATCaattttgttgttgtttctgACAAGGCACCTATGTTCTTGAGGGCTGATAATTGTGAAGGTGAGTACAAATCAAAAGAATACATTGCTGAAAAGTTGAAGGGTATAATTGAAGAAGTAGGTCGACAAAATGTAGTGCAAATCATTACAGACAATGCTGCAAATTGCAAAGGTGCTGGTCTCATAATAGAATCTGAGTATGACAACATATTTTGGACACCATGTGTTGTGCATACCCTCAATCTTGCTTTGAAAAGTATATGTGAACCTAAAATACGAGACAACCCTTCTGATGAAGAAATGGTTGTTTGGAGGGAACTTGAATTTATGCATGATGTTAAAACTGAGGCTGCTCTGATAAAGAATTTCATAATGAATCATGGCATGCGGCTTTCAATGTTCAATCAGTTCAGCCGTTTGAAGTTACTTTCTATTGCTGAAACAAGATTTGCCTCTGTTGTATGTATGTTGAAGCGGTTTGTTGATGTAAAAACAGCCCTCCAACAAATGGTGATTAGTGACAGATGGAGTGTGTACAGAGAAGTCAGAGATGATTCTCCAACTCCAACAGCCCAAATTGTCAAGGACTTGATACTTAGTGATGTATGGTGGGACAAGGTGGACTTCATTCTTAGGATTACTACTCCTATATATGAAATGATTCGTATAACAGATACCGACACTCCATGTCTTCACTTAGTTTATGAGATGTGGGATTCAATGATAGAGAAAGTGAAGAAAGTTATATATCGATATGAgggcaagcaagaagatgaatcATCAGACTTGTACTCAGTTATTTATGACATATTGATTGCTAGGTGGACAAAAGGAAATAATCCACTTCATTGTTTAGCTCATTCACTTAATCCAAGGTACAAAACTACAAACTACCATTGCAGTTGCAGATATTATTGA